One genomic region from Spirulina subsalsa PCC 9445 encodes:
- the topA gene encoding type I DNA topoisomerase: MSTLVIVESPTKARTIRNYLPSGYRVEASMGHIRDLPSSADEIPANYKGEDWAQLGVNVQAQFDPLYVVPKTKKQVVKSLKEALKAADELILATDEDREGESISWHLKEVLKPKIPIKRMVFHEITQEAIRAALKDCRDINYNLVHAQETRRILDRLVGYTLSPLLWKKIAYGLSAGRVQSVAVRLLVQRERERRRFQSAGYWDLKASLEQEKSPFEAKLITLGGKKLVTGSDFDANTGKIAQGKDVVLLNEQGAIALKDRLEGKIWTVTNIEERPTTRKPYPPFTTSTLQQEANRKLGLSARDTMRIAQKLYEEGYITYMRTDSVHLSEQAITAARTCVEEMYGKEYLSPKPKQYTTKSKGAQEAHEAIRPAGSRFRTPKETGLGDREFRLYDLIWKRTVACQMKDAKLTQIAVNLEVEDAGFRANGKRIDFPGFFRAYVEGSDDPDAAIEDQEVILPPLKVGDKPDCKELDVVGHETQPPARYTEASLVKTLESEGVGRPSTYASIIGTIIDRGYVQMRNKTLIPTFTAFAVSRLLEEHFPDLVDTRFTSRMEQTLDNIATGEEQWLPYLEQFYLGEKGLETQVKVRESQIDPSTAKSVILENLDAAVKIGKYGPYLEVMQGEEKVSASIPPDLTPSDLTPEQVQLLLKQKIEGPDSLGLHEETGEPIYVLTGNYGPYIQLGDKTDENPKPKRVSLPKGVKPEDVTLDMAMGLLSLPRLLGEHPETGAKIKASLGRFGPYVVHDQGKDGKDYRSIKAPDDVLTITYERALQLLAEPKRGRGASRSKTKTPLRELGNHPDDEQAVNIYEGPYGIYVNHGKVNAGLPEGETVESITLERALQLLAEKAATKKTTRKKTTTKATGTKKTTTKKTTSRKKSSS, encoded by the coding sequence ATGTCCACCCTTGTTATTGTTGAGTCGCCCACTAAAGCCCGCACTATCCGCAATTATCTGCCTTCGGGATACCGCGTTGAAGCCTCGATGGGTCATATTCGGGATCTCCCCTCGTCGGCCGATGAAATCCCCGCTAACTACAAGGGCGAGGATTGGGCGCAGTTGGGGGTGAATGTACAAGCCCAGTTTGACCCGTTGTATGTGGTGCCGAAAACCAAAAAGCAGGTGGTGAAGAGTCTCAAAGAAGCCCTCAAAGCCGCCGATGAGCTAATTCTCGCCACAGATGAAGACCGGGAGGGGGAAAGTATCTCTTGGCACCTGAAAGAGGTTTTAAAGCCGAAAATCCCCATTAAGCGCATGGTGTTCCATGAGATTACTCAGGAGGCTATTCGGGCGGCGTTAAAGGATTGTCGGGATATTAACTACAATTTGGTTCATGCCCAAGAAACCCGGCGGATTTTAGATCGGTTGGTGGGGTACACCCTCTCGCCCTTGCTGTGGAAGAAAATCGCCTATGGCCTGTCGGCTGGACGGGTGCAGTCGGTGGCGGTGCGGTTGTTGGTGCAACGGGAACGGGAACGGCGGCGGTTCCAGTCGGCGGGCTATTGGGATTTAAAAGCCAGTTTGGAACAGGAGAAAAGCCCTTTTGAGGCGAAGTTAATCACCTTGGGGGGAAAAAAATTAGTCACGGGGAGCGATTTTGATGCCAATACGGGGAAAATCGCTCAGGGAAAAGATGTAGTGCTGTTGAATGAACAGGGGGCGATCGCACTCAAAGACCGTCTAGAGGGTAAAATCTGGACGGTGACGAACATTGAGGAGCGCCCCACCACTCGTAAACCTTACCCCCCCTTTACGACTTCTACCCTGCAACAGGAAGCCAACCGGAAATTAGGCTTATCGGCCCGGGATACCATGCGCATCGCCCAGAAACTCTATGAGGAGGGCTATATCACCTACATGAGGACGGATTCCGTCCATCTCTCAGAACAGGCCATTACAGCCGCCCGGACTTGCGTAGAGGAGATGTATGGCAAAGAGTACCTCTCCCCAAAACCGAAACAATACACCACCAAAAGTAAAGGAGCCCAAGAAGCCCACGAAGCCATCCGCCCCGCCGGTTCTCGCTTTCGTACCCCCAAAGAAACCGGATTAGGCGATCGCGAATTCCGCCTCTATGACCTGATTTGGAAACGCACCGTTGCCTGTCAGATGAAAGATGCTAAACTCACCCAAATTGCCGTTAATCTGGAAGTCGAAGACGCAGGATTCCGCGCCAACGGCAAGCGCATTGACTTCCCCGGCTTCTTCCGCGCCTATGTCGAGGGCTCCGATGACCCCGATGCTGCCATTGAAGATCAAGAAGTCATTCTGCCCCCCCTGAAAGTGGGAGACAAGCCAGACTGTAAAGAATTAGACGTAGTGGGTCATGAAACCCAACCCCCCGCCCGCTATACCGAAGCCTCCCTAGTCAAAACCCTAGAGAGTGAAGGAGTCGGTCGTCCCAGTACCTACGCCAGCATTATTGGCACCATTATTGATCGGGGGTATGTGCAGATGCGCAATAAAACCCTGATTCCCACCTTTACAGCCTTTGCGGTGTCTCGCCTACTAGAGGAACATTTCCCCGATTTAGTCGATACAAGGTTCACCTCCCGCATGGAGCAAACCTTAGATAACATTGCCACCGGGGAGGAACAATGGCTGCCCTACCTAGAGCAATTCTATCTCGGCGAGAAGGGATTAGAAACTCAAGTCAAAGTACGGGAAAGCCAAATAGACCCCAGCACCGCCAAAAGTGTCATTCTGGAGAACTTAGACGCCGCCGTTAAAATTGGCAAATATGGACCCTATTTGGAAGTAATGCAGGGGGAAGAAAAGGTCAGTGCTTCCATTCCCCCAGACCTTACCCCCAGTGATTTAACGCCCGAACAGGTGCAACTCCTACTCAAGCAGAAAATTGAAGGTCCCGACAGCTTGGGACTCCACGAGGAAACCGGAGAACCTATTTATGTCCTGACTGGGAATTATGGCCCTTATATTCAACTGGGGGACAAAACCGACGAAAACCCCAAACCTAAACGGGTATCCCTGCCCAAGGGAGTTAAGCCTGAAGACGTGACCTTAGACATGGCGATGGGGTTATTGTCTCTTCCCCGTTTATTGGGGGAACACCCGGAAACCGGGGCAAAAATTAAGGCCAGCTTGGGGCGGTTTGGCCCCTATGTGGTGCATGATCAAGGGAAGGACGGGAAAGACTACCGTTCCATTAAAGCCCCTGATGATGTGCTGACCATCACCTATGAACGGGCTTTGCAACTGTTAGCCGAACCCAAACGGGGACGGGGGGCGAGTCGAAGCAAGACCAAAACACCATTACGGGAGTTAGGGAATCATCCCGATGATGAACAAGCGGTGAATATTTATGAGGGGCCCTACGGGATTTATGTGAATCATGGCAAGGTGAACGCAGGTTTACCGGAAGGGGAAACGGTGGAAAGTATAACCTTGGAACGGGCGTTACAGTTATTAGCGGAGAAGGCCGCAACGAAGAAAACCACCCGCAAGAAGACCACAACCAAGGCAACCGGGACGAAAAAAACCACAACGAAAAAAACCACCAGTCGGAAAAAATCCAGTTCTTGA
- a CDS encoding tetratricopeptide repeat protein has protein sequence MTKSEQPIKKYLNPNQTIGVESETHPDLPFANEEQAADLLEQGMQALQQGDLEIALYALQESVQHYRGVGNPEQEAKALYYVGLVEYGRGNYELTLSWAESCCDLLTPRPLCRLLGQALSLMGNAYRHCHSPEEAIAFQIKSLKVFQQLEDASGQMAAYNNLGLAYKAQGQMQKAIECQQDALKIAQQLEDRNIIAQILRNLGNACYSLGNYRGAIRYYEERFKLAQDMKDERTAVQILRNLANASYTIGDYQRAIAYSEQRLYIARQLGDHRSQEQALGSLGVAYDAQGDYQKAIQCYENRLKVARLLKDHRVERQALGSLRTACYALGDYARIMEYQSEV, from the coding sequence TTGACTAAATCAGAACAACCGATTAAAAAATATTTAAATCCCAATCAGACTATTGGGGTGGAGTCTGAGACTCACCCGGATTTGCCCTTTGCCAATGAAGAACAAGCGGCGGATCTGTTGGAACAAGGAATGCAGGCACTCCAACAGGGTGATTTAGAGATCGCGCTTTATGCTTTGCAAGAGTCGGTTCAGCACTATCGCGGGGTGGGCAACCCGGAACAAGAGGCGAAAGCTCTGTATTATGTTGGCTTGGTGGAATATGGACGGGGTAACTATGAACTGACGTTAAGTTGGGCTGAGTCTTGTTGTGATCTTTTGACTCCAAGGCCGCTGTGTCGTTTGTTGGGACAAGCCTTGAGTTTGATGGGCAATGCTTATCGCCATTGTCACTCTCCCGAGGAAGCGATCGCATTCCAAATTAAAAGCCTCAAGGTTTTTCAACAACTCGAAGATGCTTCGGGTCAAATGGCGGCCTACAATAACCTTGGTTTGGCTTACAAGGCACAGGGGCAAATGCAGAAGGCGATTGAGTGCCAACAGGATGCGCTGAAAATTGCCCAACAACTGGAGGATCGGAATATTATCGCCCAAATTCTGCGCAATTTGGGCAATGCTTGTTATTCTTTGGGCAATTATCGGGGGGCGATTCGCTACTATGAGGAGCGCTTTAAACTGGCCCAGGACATGAAGGATGAACGGACGGCGGTGCAGATTTTGCGCAATTTAGCCAATGCCTCTTATACGATTGGGGATTATCAACGGGCGATCGCCTATAGTGAACAGCGCCTCTATATTGCCCGTCAACTGGGAGATCACCGTTCCCAAGAACAAGCCCTCGGGAGTTTAGGTGTGGCCTATGATGCTCAAGGGGATTATCAAAAAGCGATTCAATGTTACGAAAACCGTTTAAAGGTGGCTCGTCTACTGAAAGATCATCGGGTAGAACGTCAAGCGTTAGGCAGTCTTAGAACGGCCTGTTATGCTTTGGGAGACTATGCCAGAATTATGGAATATCAATCGGAAGTGTGA
- a CDS encoding glutamate-5-semialdehyde dehydrogenase, which translates to MELDNSQNSLSPVQLAVQRAYHASLELDTLSGVERSRGIQTLAKMLEGAQAEILEANTLDLEASREMAIPEIVQEWLKLTPERLHKTIRLLRRLAELSDPILRLMNAPHPLETSQTYCQLMPLGVIALVYEAFPELAAITAGFSLKTGNALILRGSTESSHTAEIIAQIIQEAIAETQLPPSSIEIIPAETGTPIQELVTQDHYLNLILPYGRASLVQQVSQWATAPVLRSALGNCYLYYSPSGDLDLMRWMILDSHEGEPDAVNAIEKVLIQEGQKLSYLMRLFSDLQEKGFELRGDESLVAEFPDLLKPVQEAEWDLAYLTKIVAFKMVPDLEGAIAWINEHSSGHADCLVTESYLESRHFAQEINSALIYINSSPRFTRNPQRGDSVFLGISNQKGQRRGLISLESFTTVKQVVQGQGRREDKGERRGNRE; encoded by the coding sequence ATGGAATTAGACAACTCCCAGAACTCCCTATCCCCCGTTCAGTTGGCCGTCCAACGCGCTTATCACGCCTCCTTAGAACTGGATACCTTAAGCGGAGTAGAGCGCAGTCGGGGCATTCAAACCCTCGCTAAAATGCTCGAAGGCGCTCAAGCGGAAATTCTCGAAGCCAATACCCTCGATTTAGAAGCCAGTCGAGAAATGGCCATCCCTGAGATTGTACAAGAGTGGCTCAAACTCACCCCAGAACGCCTGCACAAAACCATCCGCCTCCTGCGACGCTTGGCGGAACTCTCAGATCCCATTTTGCGCTTGATGAATGCGCCCCACCCCCTAGAAACCTCCCAAACCTACTGTCAATTGATGCCCCTTGGGGTGATTGCTTTAGTTTATGAAGCGTTCCCCGAATTAGCCGCCATCACCGCCGGATTTTCCCTCAAAACGGGCAATGCGTTGATTCTGCGGGGGAGTACCGAATCCAGCCACACGGCAGAAATTATCGCCCAAATCATCCAAGAGGCGATCGCAGAAACCCAACTGCCCCCCAGTAGCATTGAGATTATACCCGCCGAAACCGGAACCCCCATCCAAGAATTAGTCACCCAAGATCACTATCTCAACTTGATTCTCCCCTACGGACGCGCCAGTTTAGTCCAACAGGTCAGCCAATGGGCAACGGCTCCGGTCTTGCGTTCTGCTTTGGGCAACTGTTACCTTTACTATTCCCCCAGTGGCGACTTAGATTTAATGCGCTGGATGATTCTCGACAGCCACGAAGGAGAACCCGATGCGGTCAATGCCATTGAAAAGGTATTAATTCAAGAAGGGCAAAAACTGTCCTATTTGATGCGGTTGTTCAGTGATTTACAAGAAAAAGGCTTTGAACTACGGGGTGATGAGTCACTGGTGGCCGAATTTCCTGACCTGTTAAAACCTGTTCAAGAGGCAGAATGGGATCTAGCCTATTTAACCAAAATCGTCGCCTTTAAGATGGTGCCAGATTTAGAGGGTGCGATCGCCTGGATTAACGAACATAGTAGCGGCCATGCCGACTGTTTAGTGACAGAGTCCTACTTAGAAAGTCGCCATTTCGCCCAAGAAATCAACAGCGCCCTGATTTACATTAACTCCTCCCCCCGGTTTACCCGCAATCCTCAACGGGGTGATTCCGTTTTTTTAGGCATTTCCAATCAAAAAGGGCAACGACGGGGTTTAATCAGTCTAGAAAGTTTCACCACCGTTAAACAAGTGGTACAGGGGCAAGGTCGGAGAGAAGATAAAGGGGAGAGAAGGGGGAATAGGGAATAG
- a CDS encoding class I SAM-dependent methyltransferase — MPDAKTVSQAVAKLYDTYPFPPEPILDEPPPGYNWRWNWIAAYNFCTGRKPDTSKIRILDAGCGSGVGTEYLVHLNPEATVTGVDISSGTLEVAQERCRRSGADRVMFHQMDLTAVDTHLGGEFEMINCVGVLHHLPDPIAGIQALAQKLAPGGIFHIFVYAELGRWEIQLMQEAIALLQGQQRGDYTDGVKVGREIFATLPENNPLVQREKERWSLENTRDQCFADMYVHPQEVDYNIRTLFELIDASGLEFVGFSNPGFWQLERLLGRASGLMARGEGLTERDRYRLIELLDPKNITHYEFFLTKPPLPRQDWSEDRTLLAAIPELHPCIDGWESKCLFDYNYQIVNLSDDEFTFMQKCAENGQTQQTIEELCPGEVLDLGMIRHLQQRQLIVLTS, encoded by the coding sequence ATGCCCGACGCAAAAACTGTTAGCCAAGCGGTGGCCAAACTCTACGATACTTACCCCTTTCCGCCTGAGCCGATTTTAGACGAACCACCACCGGGGTATAATTGGCGCTGGAATTGGATCGCAGCCTATAATTTCTGCACGGGACGCAAACCGGACACCTCAAAAATCCGTATCTTGGACGCGGGATGTGGGAGCGGTGTAGGGACGGAGTATCTGGTGCATTTAAACCCCGAGGCAACGGTGACGGGGGTGGATATTAGCTCCGGCACCCTTGAAGTGGCACAGGAGCGCTGTCGTCGGTCAGGGGCTGACCGTGTGATGTTCCACCAAATGGATTTAACGGCAGTGGACACTCACCTTGGGGGAGAATTTGAGATGATTAACTGTGTGGGAGTCCTCCACCATCTCCCAGACCCCATCGCCGGGATTCAAGCCTTAGCCCAAAAACTAGCACCGGGGGGTATTTTTCATATTTTTGTCTATGCAGAGTTGGGGCGCTGGGAAATTCAGTTAATGCAGGAGGCGATCGCACTCCTCCAAGGCCAACAGAGGGGAGACTATACCGACGGGGTGAAGGTGGGACGAGAGATTTTCGCCACCCTGCCAGAAAATAACCCCCTCGTGCAACGGGAAAAGGAACGCTGGTCTTTAGAAAATACTCGTGATCAGTGTTTTGCCGATATGTATGTTCATCCCCAAGAGGTGGACTACAACATCCGCACGCTGTTTGAATTGATTGATGCGTCAGGTTTGGAGTTTGTGGGGTTTTCTAATCCCGGTTTCTGGCAACTGGAACGCTTACTGGGTAGGGCTTCTGGGTTAATGGCACGGGGGGAAGGGTTGACGGAGCGCGATCGCTACCGTTTAATCGAACTCCTCGACCCCAAAAACATCACCCACTACGAGTTTTTCCTCACGAAACCCCCCCTCCCCCGTCAAGATTGGTCCGAGGACAGAACCCTCCTCGCCGCCATTCCAGAACTCCATCCCTGCATTGACGGCTGGGAAAGTAAATGTCTGTTTGATTACAACTACCAAATTGTAAACTTATCTGACGATGAGTTTACTTTTATGCAAAAGTGTGCTGAAAATGGGCAAACTCAGCAAACCATTGAGGAACTTTGTCCGGGGGAGGTGCTGGATTTGGGAATGATTCGCCATTTACAACAGCGGCAGTTAATCGTTTTGACCTCATAG
- a CDS encoding WecB/TagA/CpsF family glycosyltransferase — protein sequence MPESLKQVSVLHLPVHLCPDYLSWLRSRLENGQTTHIVTLNSEMAMLAERTPPLTQVIKQAELVIPDGAGVIFYLRLRRHQQQRCPGIELAASLLEYIGHHQPNVPIVFYGGAPGVAQKAAHYWENRSPHLNITAYHGYLSPSEEEQLKEFLQTTQPRVIFVGLGVPRQEYWIAQHRHLCPQAIWIGVGGSFDIWGGVKSRAPMWLRENHLEWLYRLYQEPWRWRRMLVLPQFALRAFVK from the coding sequence ATGCCGGAATCCTTAAAACAAGTTTCTGTTTTACACCTACCCGTTCACCTTTGTCCGGATTATCTGAGTTGGTTGCGATCGCGCCTAGAAAACGGGCAAACCACCCACATCGTCACCCTCAACTCCGAAATGGCCATGTTAGCCGAACGCACCCCCCCACTCACCCAAGTCATTAAACAGGCAGAACTGGTCATCCCAGACGGTGCTGGCGTGATTTTCTACCTCCGGTTACGTCGTCACCAACAACAACGCTGTCCGGGCATCGAACTAGCCGCCTCCCTCCTAGAATACATCGGCCACCACCAGCCCAACGTTCCCATCGTCTTCTATGGCGGAGCCCCCGGCGTTGCCCAAAAAGCCGCCCACTACTGGGAAAACCGTTCCCCCCACCTCAACATCACCGCCTATCACGGCTACCTATCCCCCTCCGAAGAAGAACAGTTAAAAGAATTCCTCCAAACCACCCAACCCCGGGTTATTTTCGTCGGATTAGGCGTTCCCCGACAAGAATATTGGATTGCCCAACATCGTCACCTTTGCCCCCAAGCCATTTGGATTGGAGTCGGGGGGAGTTTTGATATCTGGGGCGGTGTAAAATCAAGAGCGCCAATGTGGTTGCGCGAAAATCATCTAGAGTGGTTGTATCGTCTTTATCAAGAACCTTGGCGCTGGCGTAGGATGTTAGTATTACCTCAGTTTGCTCTCCGCGCCTTTGTGAAATAG
- the psbZ gene encoding photosystem II reaction center protein PsbZ, whose translation MSILFQLALAGLVFLSLAMVIGVPVAYATPQNWDQSKRLIFLSSGLWLVLVIVVGVLNFLVV comes from the coding sequence ATGTCTATTCTCTTTCAATTGGCGTTAGCCGGACTCGTTTTCTTGTCTTTAGCAATGGTGATTGGGGTTCCGGTCGCTTATGCCACTCCTCAAAACTGGGATCAATCCAAAAGATTGATTTTCCTAAGTTCTGGTCTATGGTTAGTCCTAGTGATTGTGGTGGGCGTTCTGAACTTTTTAGTGGTTTAA
- the ribH gene encoding 6,7-dimethyl-8-ribityllumazine synthase, translating to MAVFEGNFHQDPASLRFGIVIGRFNDLVTGKLLAGCQDCLKRHGIDINPHGTQVDYFWVPGSFEVAMVARQAALSRRYDAVICLGAVIRGQTPHFDFVAGEAAKGIAAASFQTGVPVVFGVVTTDTMQQALERAGIKSNLGWSYAMNALEMANLMKQMRHELTIPPYSYVEDANPALPAPTGEDLLPGQKTGQVNQA from the coding sequence ATGGCAGTATTTGAGGGAAATTTCCATCAAGACCCGGCATCCCTTCGTTTTGGGATTGTGATTGGTCGTTTTAATGACCTTGTAACCGGAAAACTACTGGCCGGATGCCAAGACTGTCTAAAACGTCATGGGATAGACATTAATCCCCACGGAACACAGGTCGATTATTTCTGGGTGCCGGGGAGTTTTGAAGTTGCTATGGTAGCTCGTCAGGCTGCCCTGTCTCGGCGTTACGATGCCGTGATTTGTTTGGGGGCTGTGATTCGGGGACAAACTCCCCATTTTGACTTTGTGGCGGGGGAAGCGGCTAAAGGTATTGCCGCCGCCAGTTTTCAAACCGGAGTCCCGGTGGTGTTTGGTGTGGTAACAACGGACACCATGCAGCAAGCGTTAGAACGCGCAGGGATTAAGAGCAATTTAGGCTGGAGTTATGCCATGAATGCTCTAGAAATGGCTAATCTGATGAAGCAAATGCGCCACGAGTTAACCATTCCTCCCTATTCCTATGTAGAAGACGCTAATCCTGCACTCCCTGCTCCCACAGGTGAGGATCTCTTACCGGGTCAAAAAACTGGGCAAGTTAATCAGGCTTAA
- a CDS encoding ribbon-helix-helix protein, CopG family → MTKGKTISAHVAETTVAKIDQLAKLENRSRSQMTGAVVELGGDLPYEALIRI, encoded by the coding sequence ATGACTAAAGGCAAAACCATCTCTGCCCATGTTGCGGAAACCACAGTGGCGAAAATTGATCAGCTTGCCAAACTGGAAAACCGTTCTCGCTCCCAGATGACGGGGGCTGTGGTTGAACTAGGGGGGGATTTGCCCTATGAGGCCCTCATCAGAATATAG
- a CDS encoding TVP38/TMEM64 family protein produces MFNRKNRIKHQLLPPSSPKHRFKPFTWQGFTILAFCAFIGSYILETLAVSSFALGIVLLANPVFAQDVTGNTMSPQGWLLNALQWIDGLGAVGAIAFIVLYSVATVAFLPGSILTLGAGIVFGVALGSVYVFIGATLGATGAFLVGRYLARGWVAGKIAENLKFKAIDEAVSQEGFKIVLLTRLSPVFPFNLLNYAYGITGVSLKDYVVASVGMIPGTIMYVYLGSLAGNLARIGAESPSANPVAEWGIRILGFAATVAVTVYVTKIAKKALNETVVKQ; encoded by the coding sequence ATGTTCAACCGAAAAAATCGAATTAAACATCAACTTTTACCCCCTTCATCTCCTAAACATCGGTTTAAACCCTTTACTTGGCAGGGCTTTACAATTCTGGCATTTTGTGCTTTTATAGGCAGTTATATCTTAGAAACCCTTGCCGTTTCAAGTTTTGCATTAGGGATAGTTTTACTCGCGAATCCCGTTTTTGCCCAAGATGTTACCGGAAATACGATGAGTCCTCAAGGGTGGTTATTGAATGCTTTACAATGGATTGACGGTTTAGGGGCTGTTGGTGCGATCGCCTTTATCGTCCTTTATAGTGTCGCAACGGTGGCATTCCTGCCCGGTTCTATTCTCACCCTCGGCGCGGGGATTGTGTTTGGTGTAGCCTTGGGGTCGGTTTATGTGTTCATTGGGGCCACACTGGGGGCAACTGGGGCATTTTTGGTCGGCCGTTACCTGGCCAGAGGCTGGGTCGCGGGGAAAATTGCCGAGAATCTAAAGTTTAAAGCCATTGATGAGGCCGTCAGTCAAGAAGGCTTTAAAATTGTTTTACTAACCCGACTGTCCCCCGTTTTTCCCTTTAATTTATTGAACTATGCTTATGGAATTACCGGAGTATCTTTAAAAGATTATGTTGTCGCTTCAGTGGGTATGATTCCGGGGACGATTATGTATGTTTATCTTGGCTCCTTAGCCGGGAATTTAGCCCGGATTGGGGCAGAAAGTCCCAGCGCCAATCCCGTGGCCGAGTGGGGGATTAGAATACTGGGTTTTGCTGCAACAGTTGCCGTAACAGTTTATGTGACAAAAATCGCCAAAAAAGCCTTAAATGAAACTGTGGTTAAACAGTAG
- the ftsE gene encoding cell division ATP-binding protein FtsE, whose translation MKTSRRRIVINPQTRSTLENVTPIRSFRQAPPPKEIIIRLQDVSKIYPDGSRCLIGANLNLKRGDFIFITGTSGTGKSTLLKLLYGEETPSSGQIYVNGSEVHELKGDHLAKFRRRIGVVFQDYKLIPNRTVAENVAFVLQAQGRRQQEIERRLLPTLKMVGLAHKADSFPDQLSGGEQQRVSIARAIVGTPPLVLADEPTGNLDLENATQILRTLENLNTYGATIIITTHDHHLAALSGKPIIELRQGQLYWQKS comes from the coding sequence ATGAAAACCTCTCGACGAAGAATCGTCATTAACCCACAAACACGCTCTACCTTGGAAAACGTCACCCCCATTCGGTCGTTTCGCCAAGCCCCTCCCCCCAAAGAAATCATCATCCGTTTACAGGATGTCTCCAAAATCTACCCCGATGGAAGCCGTTGTTTAATTGGGGCCAACTTGAACCTCAAACGAGGGGATTTTATCTTTATCACCGGAACCTCCGGCACGGGGAAATCTACCCTGCTCAAACTACTCTACGGCGAGGAAACCCCCTCCTCCGGTCAAATTTACGTTAACGGTTCAGAAGTCCATGAACTCAAAGGGGATCATCTCGCCAAATTCCGCCGCCGCATTGGTGTAGTGTTCCAAGACTATAAACTAATTCCCAACCGTACCGTCGCCGAAAACGTGGCCTTTGTCCTCCAAGCCCAAGGCCGCCGCCAACAAGAAATAGAACGGCGCTTACTCCCCACCCTAAAAATGGTCGGATTAGCCCACAAAGCCGACTCATTCCCCGATCAACTTTCCGGGGGAGAACAGCAACGGGTGAGTATTGCCCGGGCCATTGTAGGAACACCGCCTTTAGTGTTAGCCGATGAACCCACCGGGAATTTAGACTTAGAAAATGCCACCCAAATCCTGAGAACCTTAGAAAACCTCAACACCTACGGCGCGACCATCATTATCACCACCCATGATCATCACCTAGCCGCCCTTTCCGGCAAACCGATTATTGAGTTACGACAGGGGCAACTCTATTGGCAAAAGTCCTAA
- a CDS encoding DUF1257 domain-containing protein, translating into MSHFTTIKVQIKNGEVLQEVLQELGYRVEENAEVRGYKGMTTQADYVIRQSNRYDLGFRRNGDNYELIADFWGSQINQQEFLNRVNQKYAHKTLLATVQEQGFQVEEQETLEDGTVRVLVGRWV; encoded by the coding sequence ATGTCTCATTTCACCACTATTAAGGTTCAAATCAAGAATGGCGAGGTGCTGCAAGAGGTTTTGCAAGAACTCGGCTATCGGGTTGAAGAAAACGCGGAAGTACGGGGGTATAAAGGCATGACCACCCAAGCGGATTATGTTATTCGTCAGAGTAACCGCTATGACTTGGGTTTCCGACGCAATGGGGATAATTATGAACTCATTGCTGATTTTTGGGGGAGTCAGATTAATCAGCAGGAGTTCCTCAATCGGGTGAATCAAAAATATGCCCACAAAACCCTGTTAGCCACAGTGCAGGAACAAGGATTTCAGGTGGAAGAGCAAGAAACCTTAGAGGATGGAACGGTGCGGGTTTTGGTCGGACGTTGGGTTTAG
- a CDS encoding potassium channel family protein produces MYIIIGGAGMMGLDLAKTLLDAGHTIAVIDINPLACQYAREKIGVMAFEGSAVNTTVLLEAGIRKADAFIAALPEDALNLAIVTLSKHYQVAQILVRMSDRDFADPYQLAGATHIISTSELAIARIVNAIEYPQVDAMMHFEQGQIEVLKLSIPPVCSVVGRTIAEIARDPKFPTGTLIIGYQAHPHEDLSIPNGGTILEGGSTILAVTKPHLVHQMLDFMGLSC; encoded by the coding sequence ATGTACATTATCATCGGCGGAGCAGGCATGATGGGTTTGGATCTTGCCAAAACCCTTTTAGACGCAGGTCATACCATTGCCGTAATTGATATTAACCCCCTAGCTTGTCAATACGCCCGGGAAAAAATCGGGGTCATGGCCTTTGAAGGCAGTGCTGTAAATACTACGGTATTGTTGGAAGCTGGCATCCGAAAAGCCGATGCCTTTATTGCCGCCCTCCCGGAAGATGCCCTAAATCTAGCCATTGTCACCCTGTCCAAACATTATCAGGTGGCGCAGATTTTAGTCCGCATGAGCGATCGCGATTTTGCCGATCCCTATCAACTCGCTGGAGCCACTCATATTATTAGCACATCCGAGTTAGCCATTGCCCGTATTGTCAACGCTATTGAGTATCCCCAAGTTGATGCTATGATGCACTTTGAACAGGGACAAATCGAAGTTTTAAAACTCTCCATCCCCCCCGTTTGTTCGGTTGTTGGACGAACTATTGCCGAAATTGCCCGAGATCCCAAATTTCCCACCGGAACCCTAATCATTGGCTATCAAGCACACCCCCATGAAGACTTAAGCATTCCTAATGGGGGTACAATTTTAGAGGGCGGATCGACTATTTTAGCTGTCACAAAGCCCCATCTTGTCCACCAGATGCTCGATTTTATGGGGTTATCGTGCTAA